The following coding sequences lie in one Bordetella genomosp. 9 genomic window:
- a CDS encoding HAD family hydrolase produces MEPTSTSASVYPRAVLFDLLTALLDSWTVWNAAAASEEKGRAWRARYLQLTYGCGAYQPYEDLVRKAARDTGLPDSAPMALEDHWDQLPPWDGARELLGALRSHCKLAVVTNCSRRLGMRAAALMGIPWDVVVTSEEAGYYKPDPRPYRMALERLGVDARDAAFVAGSGYDMFGTAAVGLRTFWHNRVGLALPAGAAAPEVQAATLQPALPWLQSFNAGAPAPR; encoded by the coding sequence ATGGAACCGACATCCACTTCTGCCTCCGTCTACCCGCGCGCGGTCTTGTTCGATCTGTTGACCGCATTGCTGGACTCCTGGACCGTGTGGAACGCCGCGGCCGCCTCGGAGGAAAAAGGCCGCGCCTGGCGCGCCCGCTATCTTCAATTGACGTACGGCTGCGGCGCTTACCAGCCTTATGAAGACCTCGTGCGCAAGGCCGCCCGGGATACCGGTCTCCCCGACTCCGCACCGATGGCGCTGGAGGACCACTGGGATCAGTTGCCGCCCTGGGACGGCGCCCGTGAACTGCTGGGGGCGCTGCGTTCGCATTGCAAGCTGGCCGTGGTGACCAACTGCTCCAGGCGGCTGGGGATGCGCGCTGCTGCGCTGATGGGCATACCCTGGGATGTCGTGGTCACGTCCGAGGAAGCCGGCTACTACAAGCCCGATCCTCGGCCCTACCGGATGGCGCTCGAACGCCTGGGGGTCGATGCGCGCGACGCGGCCTTCGTCGCGGGATCGGGCTACGACATGTTCGGCACGGCGGCGGTGGGCTTGCGCACCTTCTGGCACAACCGCGTCGGCTTGGCGCTGCCGGCCGGCGCCGCCGCGCCGGAAGTGCAGGCGGCGACCCTGCAACCCGCCCTGCCCTGGCTGCAATCCTTCAACGCCGGCGCGCCGGCGCCACGATAA
- a CDS encoding transposase, whose product MRLSKSLCAVVGDVLASTGSHATLDELFISAGAPGEPPGLSHGSKWKTWLFRCGEDPNVDGIAVLGNLLEEFMDLAPADPQKLPEWRAKRARVEAILEQNGLRYFRFGRVLPQGERPDEEPSPERARCISQPSRPEKVEQLLEVVVRGLRRAMHPLTHRRKGSQSLYFRNEYDVQDLLHALLRPWINDIRPEEFTPSYAGSSTRMDFLLPAHELVIETKIVRDRAHAKRIGDELIIDIEHYRIHPHCKTLWCVVYDPDNLITNSPGMKNDLDGERKSKDGEILVRTFIL is encoded by the coding sequence ATGCGGCTATCTAAGTCCCTGTGTGCCGTAGTTGGCGACGTACTCGCGAGCACAGGGTCGCACGCCACGCTTGACGAACTTTTTATTTCGGCAGGCGCACCGGGGGAGCCGCCAGGACTGTCACACGGGTCGAAATGGAAGACATGGTTGTTTAGATGCGGCGAAGACCCCAACGTAGACGGCATTGCTGTACTTGGAAATTTGCTGGAGGAGTTTATGGACTTGGCGCCAGCAGATCCCCAAAAATTGCCAGAGTGGCGCGCAAAGCGTGCAAGAGTTGAAGCGATCCTTGAACAAAACGGGCTGCGATACTTTCGCTTCGGAAGAGTCCTTCCACAAGGCGAGCGGCCAGACGAAGAACCAAGCCCCGAGCGAGCAAGGTGTATATCGCAGCCAAGTAGGCCTGAAAAAGTAGAACAGTTGCTCGAGGTGGTCGTTCGCGGCCTACGTAGGGCAATGCACCCATTAACCCACCGTCGCAAAGGTTCTCAGTCGTTGTATTTCCGGAACGAATACGACGTGCAGGACCTCTTGCACGCTCTCCTTCGTCCTTGGATCAACGACATTAGACCCGAGGAGTTCACCCCAAGTTATGCCGGGTCGAGCACTCGGATGGACTTCCTCTTGCCAGCGCATGAGTTGGTGATCGAAACCAAGATCGTTCGCGACCGCGCCCACGCGAAACGAATCGGTGATGAGTTGATCATCGACATCGAACACTACCGAATACACCCACACTGCAAGACGCTCTGGTGCGTCGTCTATGACCCAGACAATCTAATTACGAACTCGCCAGGCATGAAAAACGACTTGGATGGTGAGCGGAAGTCAAAAGACGGTGAGATTCTGGTGAGAACTTTCATTCTCTAG
- a CDS encoding type II toxin-antitoxin system Phd/YefM family antitoxin — translation MTITTLSSRELNQDVTRAKKAAKSGPVFITERGKPAHVLLSFEDYQRLTKQRRNIADALAMPDVAEIEFEPPRVTVGTRSADLS, via the coding sequence ATGACTATCACGACCTTATCCAGCCGGGAGTTGAACCAGGACGTGACGCGAGCAAAGAAGGCCGCCAAGAGCGGTCCGGTTTTCATCACGGAGCGCGGCAAGCCTGCGCATGTGCTATTGAGCTTCGAAGACTATCAAAGGCTAACGAAACAGCGGCGCAACATTGCCGACGCGCTGGCGATGCCGGACGTTGCAGAAATCGAGTTCGAGCCGCCGCGCGTGACGGTTGGAACGCGGTCGGCTGATCTCTCATGA
- the lptF gene encoding LPS export ABC transporter permease LptF → MSLFKRSVVSEITSHAGVVFSTLVVVWLSVLLVRLLGEAAGGTIGPDVVLGLAAFSTITALPTILTVALFIAVLTTVTRNYRESEMVVWFASGLSLADWLRPVLRVAVPVAIMVAVLTLVASPWAYRQIGEYRQRFEQRSDLSKVTAGQFGESQDGARVFFAEEPTSPGDELGHVFVRVIDPEWLSVLTAASARTETMPNGDRFLVLNAGHRYDLKPGTAEFRMVNFGHYGVRLESKSTADPAAEARAAAERSSKARSTFQLMADNTQSAWSQVMWRIALPLAALNLAIMAIPLGAVNPRLGRSGDLLIAGLVAMLYMNLINLFRAWISDGRVPFGIGWWLIHAIVLAFAAYLFMRRLRVKAPRNNPGNPPAKASA, encoded by the coding sequence ATGTCTCTATTCAAACGCTCCGTCGTCAGCGAGATCACGAGTCACGCCGGCGTTGTCTTTTCCACGCTGGTGGTGGTCTGGCTCAGTGTGCTGCTGGTGCGGCTGCTTGGCGAAGCGGCCGGCGGCACGATCGGTCCCGACGTGGTTCTGGGTCTCGCCGCGTTCTCCACTATCACGGCATTGCCCACCATTCTCACCGTGGCGTTGTTCATCGCGGTGCTGACCACGGTCACGCGCAATTACCGCGAATCCGAAATGGTGGTGTGGTTTGCCAGCGGCCTGTCGCTGGCCGATTGGCTCCGGCCGGTGTTGCGCGTGGCCGTGCCGGTCGCCATTATGGTGGCCGTGCTGACGCTGGTCGCGTCGCCGTGGGCGTACCGGCAGATCGGCGAATACCGCCAGCGCTTCGAGCAGCGCTCCGATCTGTCCAAAGTCACCGCGGGCCAATTCGGCGAATCGCAGGATGGCGCACGCGTCTTCTTCGCCGAGGAGCCGACCTCGCCGGGCGACGAGCTGGGCCACGTTTTCGTGCGCGTCATCGACCCGGAATGGCTGAGCGTCCTGACCGCCGCCAGCGCGCGTACCGAAACCATGCCCAATGGCGACCGCTTCCTGGTCCTGAACGCCGGTCACCGCTACGACTTGAAACCCGGCACTGCCGAATTCCGCATGGTCAATTTCGGCCATTACGGCGTGCGCCTGGAAAGCAAGTCCACCGCCGATCCCGCCGCCGAGGCCCGCGCCGCGGCAGAGCGTTCCAGCAAGGCGCGCAGCACCTTTCAGCTGATGGCCGACAACACCCAAAGCGCCTGGTCGCAGGTGATGTGGCGGATCGCGCTGCCGCTGGCGGCGCTGAACCTGGCCATCATGGCCATCCCGTTGGGGGCGGTGAATCCTCGCCTGGGGCGCTCGGGAGACCTGTTGATCGCCGGCCTGGTCGCCATGCTTTACATGAACCTCATCAACCTGTTCAGGGCCTGGATCAGCGACGGCCGCGTGCCCTTCGGCATCGGCTGGTGGCTGATCCACGCCATCGTGCTGGCGTTCGCCGCCTACCTCTTCATGCGCCGCCTGCGCGTAAAAGCCCCGCGCAACAACCCCGGCAACCCCCCCGCCAAGGCCTCGGCCTGA
- a CDS encoding AIPR family protein, with translation MSIILSNRVKNHIESIVREHLYLADAKSDESKLLSRGIAAICLAGLAGVPYAQVAKYIVDGTRDNGIDGVLYDGPRNKLYIVQAKWSTKGTSTIDTGDLRKFIAGVYDLLNEDWKKFNQRVQAIADEISKAIRNDPEIVMVAAYNSDNSISTECQAIVKEFLDENNSESQEVVTFRPFDLKRLLRTIKTVKSGAKSDVELNLLQWGEQKEPYYAIYGKVSCADVAEWYLGHEDLLFSENIRNTLSESDINVQIESALLTNPAEFWYLNNGITAIADEVIRKPISLGDQKESAYWKVGNLKIVNGAQTTGSIAKAYSKNPKAVRHAYVQVKVISLEHAPIDIANRITTATNTQNRVEAKDFLALDSRQDGIAESLKKLGIQYCYRRGERVADPTRGLEVQELAMALAISSGSMASVTIAKRNAGSLTDPNAYYQKLFDKPIEGRAAWELVQKWRAASAAVSSFAATLEGRDAQLAVHGNRFIEHVLLTTKGPFTAARVAKIHATLKVLVEEIHGSDCYLAVLFKNTKKCEALHARLSTSLSQTEPVRRRPTRHPNGPARKAPDLVEFKRP, from the coding sequence ATGAGCATCATCCTTTCGAACCGCGTAAAAAACCACATTGAATCGATTGTCAGGGAGCATCTGTATCTTGCTGACGCAAAGTCAGACGAATCAAAGCTGCTCTCTAGAGGCATTGCTGCAATCTGCCTTGCAGGACTTGCCGGAGTTCCATATGCTCAGGTAGCGAAGTACATCGTAGATGGCACGCGCGACAACGGAATCGATGGTGTTTTGTACGACGGCCCTCGCAATAAGCTCTACATCGTTCAAGCCAAGTGGTCCACCAAAGGTACCAGTACGATTGACACGGGTGACCTTCGCAAATTCATTGCAGGCGTCTATGACCTATTGAATGAGGACTGGAAAAAATTCAATCAGCGGGTCCAAGCCATCGCCGACGAGATCTCAAAGGCCATTCGGAACGACCCAGAAATCGTGATGGTTGCTGCGTATAACAGCGACAACTCTATAAGCACCGAGTGCCAAGCAATCGTCAAAGAATTTCTCGACGAAAACAACTCCGAGTCACAGGAAGTTGTCACATTTCGACCTTTCGATTTGAAACGGCTTTTGCGCACAATAAAGACCGTCAAATCGGGCGCGAAATCGGATGTAGAACTAAACCTCCTTCAATGGGGCGAGCAAAAGGAGCCTTACTATGCCATCTACGGCAAGGTTTCATGTGCTGATGTTGCTGAGTGGTATTTGGGTCACGAGGATCTTCTGTTCTCCGAGAATATCCGTAACACCCTGTCCGAGAGCGACATCAATGTCCAGATTGAATCGGCATTGCTTACCAACCCGGCAGAATTTTGGTATTTGAACAACGGCATCACAGCCATTGCAGATGAAGTGATTCGCAAGCCAATCAGTCTTGGGGACCAGAAGGAAAGCGCGTACTGGAAAGTGGGCAACCTGAAGATTGTGAATGGCGCGCAAACCACTGGTTCAATCGCTAAGGCCTACTCAAAAAATCCGAAAGCCGTGAGACACGCCTACGTTCAAGTCAAGGTAATCTCGCTCGAACATGCGCCGATTGACATCGCGAACCGCATAACAACAGCCACAAACACTCAGAATCGCGTCGAGGCCAAAGACTTCTTGGCACTCGATTCAAGACAGGACGGTATAGCCGAGTCGTTGAAAAAGCTCGGAATCCAGTACTGCTATCGCAGAGGTGAGCGAGTCGCAGATCCGACGCGTGGCCTAGAAGTCCAAGAGCTCGCAATGGCATTGGCCATCTCTAGCGGCAGTATGGCGAGCGTAACCATCGCAAAGCGAAATGCAGGCTCCTTAACTGATCCAAATGCCTACTACCAGAAGCTGTTTGACAAACCCATAGAAGGCAGAGCGGCCTGGGAGTTGGTGCAGAAGTGGCGTGCCGCCTCTGCTGCTGTTTCAAGCTTTGCAGCAACCCTCGAAGGGCGCGATGCACAACTGGCAGTGCACGGCAATCGGTTCATCGAACATGTGCTGCTCACTACAAAAGGCCCATTCACTGCGGCACGTGTCGCCAAGATCCATGCGACCCTTAAAGTACTAGTCGAAGAGATTCATGGAAGCGATTGCTATCTTGCTGTTTTGTTCAAGAACACGAAGAAGTGTGAGGCCCTTCACGCACGTCTCTCTACTAGTCTGAGTCAGACGGAGCCGGTGAGGCGACGCCCAACCCGTCATCCCAACGGACCTGCCCGAAAAGCCCCGGACTTGGTTGAGTTCAAACGTCCTTGA
- a CDS encoding CoA-acylating methylmalonate-semialdehyde dehydrogenase, whose protein sequence is MKEIPRIPLLIGGERVSSQTTQWRDVVNPATQEVVAQVPYATREELDRAVANAKEAFQSWRNSGQATRMRVMLKLQQLMRENTGKLAEMITREHGKTLPDAEGEVGRGLEVVEHACAIASLQLGEYAENAASGIDVYTLIQPLGVCAGITAFNFPVMLPCFMFPIAVACGNTFILKPSEQDPSSAFFLAELALQAGLPPGVLNVVHGGAETANALCEHPDIKAVSFIGSTRVGTEIYRRASQAGKRCQAMMGAKNHCVILPDADPEVALNQLLGAAFGAAGQRCMATSVAVLVGKAQEWLPEFVARAKKLKVNAGTDREADLGPLVSTAAKERVESLIQHGVEEGAELLLDGRGIRVAGFENGNFVGPTVFAGVRGNMKIYTEEIFGPVLCVVGVDTLEDAVAFINANPNGNGVALFTQDGGAARYFQNNIDVGQVGINIPIPVPVAWFSFTGSRGSKLGDLGPNGKQAVQFWTQTKTVTARWAAHGRTVNTTITMR, encoded by the coding sequence ATGAAAGAGATCCCGCGCATCCCGCTGCTGATCGGCGGCGAACGCGTGTCGTCGCAAACGACTCAATGGCGCGATGTCGTCAACCCCGCGACGCAGGAAGTCGTGGCCCAGGTGCCTTACGCCACCCGGGAAGAACTGGACCGCGCGGTGGCCAACGCCAAGGAGGCGTTTCAGAGCTGGCGCAACAGCGGGCAGGCCACTCGCATGCGCGTCATGCTGAAGCTGCAGCAGTTGATGCGCGAGAACACCGGCAAGCTTGCCGAAATGATCACCCGCGAACACGGCAAGACGCTTCCGGACGCCGAAGGCGAAGTCGGGCGGGGGCTGGAAGTCGTGGAGCACGCCTGCGCCATCGCGAGTCTGCAGCTGGGGGAATACGCGGAAAACGCGGCCTCGGGCATCGATGTCTATACGTTGATCCAACCCTTGGGCGTATGCGCCGGCATCACGGCGTTCAACTTCCCCGTCATGCTGCCGTGCTTCATGTTCCCCATTGCGGTGGCGTGCGGCAACACCTTCATCCTGAAGCCGTCCGAGCAGGACCCGTCCTCGGCCTTCTTCCTGGCGGAACTCGCGCTGCAGGCCGGCTTGCCGCCCGGCGTGCTTAACGTCGTCCATGGCGGGGCGGAAACCGCCAACGCGTTGTGCGAACACCCCGATATCAAGGCGGTGTCGTTCATCGGGTCGACGCGGGTCGGTACCGAGATTTATCGCCGCGCCTCGCAAGCGGGCAAGCGTTGCCAGGCGATGATGGGCGCGAAGAACCATTGCGTGATCCTGCCCGACGCGGATCCCGAAGTCGCCCTGAACCAACTGCTCGGGGCGGCTTTCGGGGCCGCCGGGCAGCGCTGCATGGCGACGTCCGTGGCCGTCCTGGTCGGCAAGGCGCAGGAATGGTTGCCTGAGTTCGTGGCCCGTGCCAAGAAACTCAAGGTCAATGCCGGCACCGATCGCGAAGCGGATCTGGGCCCCTTGGTGTCGACCGCCGCGAAGGAGCGGGTCGAGAGCTTGATCCAGCACGGCGTGGAAGAGGGCGCCGAACTGCTGCTTGACGGCCGGGGTATTCGGGTGGCCGGCTTCGAGAACGGCAATTTCGTCGGGCCCACCGTATTCGCCGGTGTGCGGGGCAATATGAAGATCTACACGGAAGAGATCTTCGGCCCGGTGCTGTGCGTGGTCGGCGTGGATACCCTGGAAGACGCCGTGGCGTTCATCAACGCCAATCCCAACGGCAACGGCGTGGCGCTGTTCACCCAGGATGGCGGGGCGGCGCGCTATTTCCAGAACAACATCGACGTGGGCCAGGTGGGCATCAACATTCCCATCCCGGTTCCGGTGGCGTGGTTCAGCTTCACCGGCTCGCGCGGGTCCAAGCTGGGCGATCTGGGGCCGAACGGCAAGCAGGCGGTGCAGTTCTGGACGCAGACCAAGACGGTTACCGCGCGCTGGGCGGCGCACGGCAGAACGGTGAATACCACCATCACGATGCGTTGA
- a CDS encoding LysR family transcriptional regulator, producing the protein MVQIEDLQLAATLLREESLSAAARALDVTPSALSIRLRKLEARLGLSLATRTARRLSLTAEGERFARDATALLGQLDSLCESLQADARQLTGLLRISAPFGYGRRHVSPLVAEFARAHPGLRVQLDLYETPWPDRHDADAIIHIGAVRDSSWIARTLASNERWLCASPMYLHAHGVPRTPRDVAKHSCICIRENNEDVTLWRVRRRSRSSGRASGPPETVRITPAYSTNDGAVARQWAEEGLGLVLRSEWDAAEAVAQGKLVRVMADWQFDNAPITLLVPTRNGRTGRVQALIEFLERRVGQHGAAA; encoded by the coding sequence ATGGTCCAGATCGAAGACCTGCAGCTCGCCGCGACCTTGCTGCGCGAGGAATCGCTCAGCGCGGCGGCGCGTGCGCTCGATGTGACGCCGTCCGCGCTCTCGATCCGGCTGCGTAAACTCGAAGCCCGCCTGGGCCTGTCACTGGCGACCCGCACGGCCCGGCGGCTGAGCCTGACGGCGGAGGGCGAACGCTTCGCGCGCGACGCGACAGCGCTGCTGGGCCAGCTCGATAGCCTGTGCGAGTCCCTGCAGGCCGACGCGCGGCAGCTCACCGGCCTGCTGCGCATTTCGGCGCCTTTCGGCTATGGCCGGCGCCACGTCTCACCCCTGGTGGCCGAATTCGCGCGCGCCCATCCCGGCCTGCGCGTGCAGTTGGATCTCTACGAAACGCCGTGGCCGGACAGGCATGACGCGGATGCCATTATCCATATCGGCGCCGTGCGCGATTCCTCGTGGATCGCGCGCACCCTGGCATCCAACGAGCGCTGGCTATGCGCCAGCCCGATGTACCTGCACGCGCATGGCGTTCCCCGCACGCCGCGCGACGTGGCGAAGCACAGCTGCATCTGCATCCGCGAGAACAACGAAGACGTAACCTTGTGGCGCGTCCGCCGGCGCAGCCGCTCGTCCGGCAGGGCAAGCGGCCCGCCGGAAACCGTGCGCATCACGCCCGCTTACTCCACGAACGATGGCGCAGTCGCGCGGCAATGGGCCGAGGAAGGCTTGGGCTTGGTGCTGCGCTCCGAATGGGACGCGGCGGAGGCCGTCGCACAAGGAAAGCTGGTGCGTGTGATGGCAGATTGGCAGTTCGACAACGCGCCCATCACGCTGCTGGTTCCCACGCGCAATGGCCGCACCGGCCGGGTTCAGGCGCTGATCGAGTTCCTCGAGCGCCGCGTGGGGCAGCACGGCGCCGCCGCCTGA
- a CDS encoding DSD1 family PLP-dependent enzyme gives MTTSLYTIDTPAAVIDLPRMMRNIARMQGRMNDLGVAFRPHVKTSKCEQVVRAQLNAGAQGITVSTLKEADRFFANGITDILYAVGMAAHRLPQALALRRRGCALTIVTDSVASALEIAEFGRNHDERFPVLIEVDTDGHRSGLDPHGDELLQVATVLHEGGMSLRGVMTHAGSSYELNTPDALRALAEQERAECVKAAERLRAAGFPCPVVSVGSTPTALSAADLRGVTEVRAGVYVFFDLVMHNVGVCGLDDIALSVLTTVIGHQREKGWAIVDAGWMAMSRDVGTSKQQRDYKYGQVCTIDGTPMAGCLLGSANQEHGIIVCEADMGGDIVARLPIGTRLRILPNHACATGAQFEHYLALQADGTLQEWGRFHGW, from the coding sequence ATGACAACCTCGCTGTACACCATCGATACGCCCGCCGCCGTGATCGACCTGCCCCGCATGATGAGGAACATCGCGCGCATGCAGGGCCGCATGAACGATCTGGGGGTCGCCTTTCGCCCTCATGTGAAAACCAGCAAGTGCGAGCAGGTCGTGCGGGCGCAACTGAACGCGGGCGCCCAGGGCATCACCGTGTCCACTCTGAAAGAAGCGGATCGCTTCTTCGCGAACGGAATCACCGACATCCTTTACGCGGTCGGGATGGCGGCCCATCGGCTGCCGCAAGCGCTGGCGCTGCGCCGTCGCGGATGCGCGCTGACCATCGTCACCGACAGCGTGGCATCGGCACTCGAAATCGCCGAATTCGGGCGCAATCACGACGAGCGCTTTCCGGTGCTTATCGAAGTCGACACCGACGGCCATCGCTCCGGCCTGGATCCGCACGGCGACGAGCTGCTCCAGGTGGCCACGGTGCTGCACGAAGGCGGCATGTCTCTGCGGGGCGTCATGACGCATGCCGGGTCCAGCTATGAATTGAACACGCCGGATGCGCTGCGGGCCCTGGCGGAACAGGAACGCGCGGAATGCGTGAAAGCTGCGGAGCGCCTGCGCGCCGCCGGGTTTCCCTGCCCGGTGGTCAGCGTGGGATCCACGCCGACGGCGCTCAGCGCGGCTGACCTGCGCGGCGTTACCGAAGTGCGCGCCGGCGTCTATGTGTTCTTCGACCTGGTCATGCACAACGTGGGCGTGTGCGGCCTGGACGACATTGCCTTGAGCGTCCTTACCACGGTGATCGGCCATCAGCGCGAGAAAGGCTGGGCCATCGTGGATGCCGGCTGGATGGCCATGAGCCGGGACGTCGGCACTTCCAAGCAGCAACGGGACTACAAGTACGGACAGGTCTGCACGATAGACGGCACGCCCATGGCCGGCTGCCTGCTGGGCAGCGCCAACCAGGAGCACGGCATCATCGTATGCGAAGCAGACATGGGCGGCGATATCGTGGCGCGCTTGCCCATCGGAACGCGCCTTCGCATCCTGCCCAACCACGCCTGCGCCACGGGCGCGCAGTTCGAGCATTACCTGGCGCTGCAGGCCGATGGAACCCTGCAGGAATGGGGCCGCTTCCATGGCTGGTGA